One window of the Candidatus Rokuibacteriota bacterium genome contains the following:
- a CDS encoding FG-GAP repeat protein, whose protein sequence is ADIAVYRPSTGEWFILRSSSTSLQLQQWGALGDTPVPADYDGDGKADVAIYRPATGEWFLLRSSSSPQVVQWGAAGNMLLPLRGWP, encoded by the coding sequence GCCGACATTGCGGTCTACCGGCCCTCGACGGGGGAGTGGTTCATCCTGCGCTCGAGCAGCACCTCGCTCCAGCTGCAGCAGTGGGGGGCCCTGGGTGATACTCCCGTGCCGGCCGACTACGATGGGGATGGCAAGGCCGACGTCGCCATCTACCGCCCTGCCACGGGCGAATGGTTCCTCCTGCGCTCCAGCAGCTCTCCCCAGGTAGTCCAGTGGGGGGCGGCAGGAAATATGCTGCTACCGTTGCGGGGCTGGCCGTAG